The Pseudomonas sp. HOU2 DNA window TGGTAGTTCAGGCCGACGATGCTGACGCGATCGGTCTCGGCGCCGTTGGCGCTGTACTCGGTGCGAAACTTCGACAGGCTTTCTTCGGTACGCGGCGATACGCGGTCGAAGCTGCCGGCGTCGAACGACAGGTTGTTCAGTTCTTCGCTGTGCAGGCTGACACCTTCAAAGCTCGAAGGCAGCGCACGGTTGCCGATGGTGTCGACGATCGGCGTGCTGAAGTTCTGACGACCAGCGGTCAGCGTGGTGTTCGAAACGCGGAACTTGACGTTGGCCAGGCCCAGTTTGCTCCACTGGCCTTCAGCGTCACCGCCTTCCTTGGTCAGCGTACGGTTGTTGCCCGCGCCTGGACGTGAACCCGGTGCGCCACCATTGTTGGAGGCCAGATCTTTGCGATTACGCTCCAGCGCTACAGCGTTGTAAGCGGCAATTTCAGTGCTGACACCGACGGTGCCCTCAGTGAAGCCGGAGCTGAAGTTGACGATGGTGCCCTGCACCCAGTTGATACGACGGTCAGTCGGGGTGGCGACGCCGTCCTTGCGGTAAGTGAACTTGCCGCCGCGTTTGAGTTGCTCGTTCGCGTACCAGTTACGGGTAGTGCCGCTGATTGTCGAACCTTCGAGGAAACCTTTGGCGTCAGCCTGGGCACTCTTCTCGTTGACGGTCACCGGGGTAAACGCCTGACTCTGCTCTTCCGCGTAAGCGGTAGCGGTGATGCTGCTTATGGCCAAGGCCAGGATCGCGGTGCTGCTCAGTTTCATGGGTGAAGCTCCTTTACTTTCTTTTTATGCCGGCTTTTTTGGGTTGGCCGGTTATTGGTTTAGAACTCATTCACACATCGCAAACGTTTGCAAAAGGCCCGATTGGCGAATTTCGGCAAAGCGCTTGCGTGAGGGGATAGACAGTCCCCTCAGCGTTGCGGCTAATCGGTTGGGTTAATCGATACTGACGCCCGAGAACACATTGCGACCGAAGGGGCTGACCTTGAAGCCTTCAACCCGGGCGCTTAACGGCTGGTTGACCGTCGAGTGGGCGACAGGCGTGATCGGCACTTGCTGCTTGAGCAACTGCTGCGCCTGTTTGTAGAGCGTGGTGCGCTGGTCGCGGTCGGTGACGACCTTGGCCTCTTTGATCAGCTTGTCGTAAGCCGGATCGCACCACATGGAATAGTTGTTGCCGCCAATCGCGTCGCAGCTGTACAGGGTGCCCAGCCAGTTGTCCGGGTCACCGTTGTCGCCGGTCCAGCCGATCAGGCTGATGTCGTGCTCGCCATTCTTGGTGCGCTTGATGTACTCGCCCCATTCGTAGCTGACGATCTTCACTTTCAGACCGATCTTGGCCCAGTCAGCCTGAAGCATTTCGGCCATCAATTTGGCATTCGGGTTGTATGGACGCTGTACCGGCATCGCCCACAGGGTGATTTCGGTGCCTTCCTTGACGCCGGCAGCCTTGAGCAGCTCGCGGGCTTTTTCCGGGTTATAGGCGGCGTCCTTGATGCTGTCGTCGTAGGACCACTGGGTCGGTGGCATGGCGTTGACGGCCAGTTGCCCGGCGCCTTGATAAACGGCGTTGAGAATCCCTTGTTTATTCACCGCCATGTCCAGCGCCTGACGCACTTCGAGCTGATCGAAGGGCTTGTGGCGCACGTTGTAGGCGATGTACCCGAGGTTGAAGCCGGGCTTGGAAATCAGCTGCAGTTTCGAGTCGGCTTTCAGCGCTTCGACGTCGGCAGGGCGCGGATGCAGGGTGATCTGGCATTCGCCGGCCTTGAGCTTCTGCACGCGCACCGAAGCGTCGGTGTTGATCGCGAAGATCAGGTTCTTCAGCTTGACCCGGCTCGGGTCCCAGTAATGCGGGTTGCCGGTGTAGCGGATGTTCGAGTCTTTCTGATAGCTCTTGAACACGAACGGCCCGGTACCGACCGGCTTCTGGTTGATATCGCTCGGCTTGCCTTCGGCCAGCAGCTTGTCGGCATATTCGGCGGACAGGATGGCAGCGAAGCTCATGGCGATGTTCTGGATGAACGCGGCGTCGACGCTGTTGAGCGTGAACTCCACGGTCAGCGGCCCGGTCTTTTCGACCTTGGCGATGTTCTTGTTCAGACTCATCCCGTTGAAATACGGGAATTCGGTCGGATAAGCCTTACGGAATGGCTGTTGCGGATCGAGCATGCGGTTAAACGTGAACAGCACGTCGTCGGCGTTGAAATCGCGCGTCGGTTTGAAGTACGGCGTGGTATGAAACTTCACACCTTCACGCAGGTGAAAGGTGTACTTGAGACCATCCTCGGAAATATCCCACTTGGTTGCCAGTCCGGGTACGACGTTGGTCGCGCCTTTTTCGAACTCGACCAGACGGTTGTACAGCGGTTCGGCAGCGTCGTTATCGGTCGCGGTCGTGTACTGCGCGGTATCGAAACCCGCCGGGCTGCCTTCGGAGCAGAACACCAGGCTGTCGCTGGCGGCGTAACTGGCGGACGTGGCGGCCATCAGGCCGGCGCCCAGCAATGCGGAAAAAACCAAGGTATGGCGCATGACGCTCCCTCTTTTTGTTGTGGTGTTCAATGCATCGCGATCCCGTCCAGGGACGTTGAGGTTGCATTGAGCTCAATCCAGTACGTACAGCAAGCCGATGGCCCACGCAGACACTGGTCAGAACCCGACGGTAGGGGCCGTGGGTCTGGCAGTAAATGCGCTGAGTCCTAAAGACTCGTAGGAAAAGGCAACACGTCATGTACCTCCCTGTTAAAGCAGGGTGGAAATGGCTGTAGGCAAATTCCTGGCTAGTCGGCAGAAAAAAACAGCGGCGCCGCCTGAAACGTCGCCGCTGTCTCTTCTTAATTGCTGACGCTGACGCCGTAGAAGGAGTTCAGGCCGAATGGGCTGATCTTGAAGTCCTGCACGTTGGCGCGCATGGGTTGATACACCGTCGAGTGAGCGATAGGTGTCATTGGGACTGCATCTTTGAGGACGTGTTGCGCCTGTTTGTACAGTTCGGTGCGCTTGGCCTGGTCGGTAGTGCGCTTGGCTTCTTTAACGAGACCGTCGAACTTCTTGTCGCACCACTTGGAGAAGTTGTTGCCGCTGAGCGAGTCGCAGCCGAACAGCACGTTCAGCCAGTTGTCCGGGTCACCATTGTCACCGCTCCAGCCAATGATCATGGCCTGGTTCTCGCCACCTTTGGAACGCTTGATGTACTCGCCCCACTCGTAGCTGGTGATCTTCACGTTCAGGCCGATCTTCTTCCAGTCGGACTGGAGCATTTCAGCCATCAGCTTGGCGTTCGGGTTGTACGGACGCTGCACCGGCATCGCCCACAGCACGATCTCGGTACCTTCCTTGACGCCGGCTTCCTTGAGCAGCTGTTTGGCTTTCTCAGGATCGTACTTGGCGTCCTTGATGGTGGTGTCGTAGGACCATTGGGTCGGCGGCATGGCGTTGACGGCCAGCTGGCCGGCGCCCTGGTAAACCGAATCGATGATCTGCGGCTTGTTCACCGCCATGTCCAGTGCCTGACGCACACGCAGGTCAGCCAGCGGGTTAGCCTCGTTGCTGCCCTTGACCTTGTCCATCACGTTGTAGGCGATATAGCCGAGGTTGAAACCGGCCTGGTCAGGCATCTTCAGGGTCTTGTCGGCTTTCAGTGCCGCGAGATCCGCCGGACGCGGGAACAGGGTGACCTGGCACTCGTTCTTCTTCAGCTTCTGGATACGTACCGACGGGTCGGTGGTGATGGCGAAGATCAGGTTGTCGATCTTCACGTCGTCCGGCTTCCAGTAATCCTTGTTGCCGGTGTAACGGATGTTCGAGTCTTTCTGGTAGCTCTTGAACACGAACGGGCCAGTGCCGATCGGCTTCTGGTTGATGTCGGCAGCCTTGCCTTCCTTGAGCAACTGGGCAGCGTACTCGGCGGACTGGATCGAGGCGAAGCTCATGGCCATGTTCTGGATGAACGCGGCGTCGACTTCTTTCAATGTGAACTTGACGGTGTGGTCGTCGACTTTATCGATTTTGGTGATGTTGGTGTCCATCCCCATGTCGGTGAAGTACGGGAATTCGGTCGGGTACGCCTTACGGAACGGGTCATCCTTGTTAATCATGCGATTGAAGGTGAACAGCACGTCGTCGGCGTTGAACTCACGAGTCGGCTTGAAATACGGGGTGGTGTGGAACTTGACGCCTTCGCGCAGGTGGAAGGTGTAAGTCAGGCCGTCCGGGGAAATGTCCCAACTGGTGGCCAGGCCCGGGATAACGGCGGTGCCGCCACGCTCGAACTGGCTCAGGCGGTTGAACATGGTTTCGGCTGAGGCGTCGAAGTCGGTTCCGGTGGTGTACTGGCCTGGATCAAAACCGGCCGGGCTCCCTTCGGAGCAGAACACCAGGTTAGTCGCAGCGGATGCGAAAGGTGCGGAGGCTAACAAGCCTGCGCCGACTAAAAACGGAATGACCGCGTGTTTAAGCATGTTGGCCTCATGATTTGTTGTCATTTTTTAATATTGAGGTACGACCTCGTGAGTCGTGCCTGCGGATACTTATGCAGGGGCCATACCCAATGCAAGATCCAGAGTGTGAGCGGGCGTTAAACGGTGGCACGAACGTACCTTAATGTCGCATTTGTATAAGAGTTGACGCATTTGACCGTTTGCGGCCGTTTTTTACGGTGCAAACCAAGCCCCAAAACGGTGCGCTGGTCATGTTGTGCGCGCCGCCTTGGGGCTTGGTGTTACTTATTTATACCCACGCCGTAGAAGGGCGTCAGGCCAAACGGACTGATCTTGAAGTCGGTCACCTCCTTGCGCAGCGGCTGGAACACCGTGGAGTTGGCGATCGGGGTGATCGGCACCTGCTGTTTAAGGATCAGTTGCGCCTGTTGATACAGTTTTACCCGTTGCGCCTTGTCGGTGGTCACCTTGGCCTGCTGCACCAGTTTGTCGTAGGCCGGGTCGCACCACTTGGCGTAGTTGCTGCCCTTGACCGCCGCGCAGCTGTAGAGCACGCCGAGCCAGTTGTCCGGGTCACCGTTGTCACCTGTCCAACCATAGATCATCGCGTCGTGTTCGCCATTTTTTGCACGCTTGATGTATTCGCCCCACTCGTAGCTGACGATGTTGGCCTTGATCCCGATCTTGTCCCAATCCTGCTGGATCATCTGCGCCGACATCCGCGCGTTCGGGTTGGACGCACGCTGCACGGTCATTGCCCACAGATTGATGGTGGTACCCGGTGCCACCCCGGCTTCCTTGAGTAGCGCCTTGGCTTTCACCGGGTCGTACGGAGCGTCCTTGATGTTCGGGTCATACGACCATTGCGCCGGCGGCAAGGCGTTCTGCGCCAGTTGGCCGGCACTCTGGTAGACGGCTTTGATGATCGCCGGTTTGTCGATGGCCATGTCCAGTGCCTGACGGACCTTGAGCTGATCCAGTGGCGGGTGAGTGGTGTTGTAGGCGAGGAAGCCGAGGTTGAATCCGGCCTGTTTGAGCACGCGCAGGTTCGGGTCTTGTTCCATCACTTCGATGTCGGCCGGGCGCGGGTAGCCGCTGACCTGGCATTCACCGGCCTTGAGTTTCTGCAGGCGTACGGCGGCGTCCGGGGTAATCGAGAAGATCAGGTTGTCGATCTTCACGTCTTCGGGTTTCCAGTAGGCCGGGTTGGCGGCGTAGCGTATCTGCGAGTCCTTCTGGTAGCGCTTGAACACGAACGGGCCGGTGCCCACCGGTTTCTGGTTGAGGTCGGCGGCTTTGCCTTCCTTTAATAGCCGGGCGGCGTATTCGGCCGATTGCACCGAGGCGAAGCTCATGGCGAGGTTTTGCACGAACGCGGCGTCGACGTTGTTGAGGTTGAAGCGCACGGTGTTGTCGTCGAGCTTTTCGACCGATTTGATCGTGGTGTTCAGGCCCATGTCGGTGAAGTACGGGGACTCGGCGGGGTAGGCCTTGCGGAAGGCGTTGTCCGGGTCGAGCAGGCGCTGGAAGGTGAACAGTACGTCGTCGGCGTTGAAGTCGCGGGTTGGGGTGAAGTATTCCGTGGTGTGGAATTTTACCCCTTGGCGCAGGTGGAAGGTGTATTGGAGGCCGTCGTTGGAGACGTCCCATTTTGTCGCCAGGCCGGGTTCGATGTCGGTGCCGCCGCGCTGGAATTGGGTGAGGCGGTTGAAGACGGTTTCGGCGGAGGCGTCGAAGTCGGTGCCGCTGGTGTATTGGCTGGGGTCGAAGCCTGCGGGGCTGGCTTCGGAGCAGTAGACCAGGGTTGTGGCGGCGTTGGCGATCGGGGCTATGGCTGTCAGTGCGAGGGTGATTAGTAGTGGTTTCAGGGTGAATCTTTCCATGGAGTCCCCGGGATTTTTGAGGTGGTTGTTTTTTCAGGTTAGCGGGGATTTGGGTGTGTTCGGAAATATCGTTTTTCCTGTTGGGGTGTCTATCTCGGTATATGTGGCGGCTTTTGTCGGGTACATATCCGTTGCTGCGGTAACGGCTGCTTAAGGTTTCGCCCTTACGGCGACTCACTTTTTTTACAAACGCCTAAAAAAAGTAAGCAAAAAAACGCTTGCTCCTGCGTTCGGCCCGCTCGCTAAAGCTCGGGGTCCCTTCGCTGCGGGATCGATCCGGGGGCAGCGCCTACGGTTTGCTTCGCTGCACCTCCTCTCGCTGTGTTTGGCTGCGCCAAACGGTCGCTGCGCTCCCACCCCCGGATCAATCCCTCCACTCAGCCTTCCGACGTCGCCCGTAGATCAAGATCAAGAGCTTTCGGCGAGCTGACACTCGGCCATTTGAGTGGTGAAGAGCACGCGGATTCGGCTTTGGTTTTGTGGTGCTCTTGC harbors:
- a CDS encoding OprD family porin, which gives rise to MKLSSTAILALAISSITATAYAEEQSQAFTPVTVNEKSAQADAKGFLEGSTISGTTRNWYANEQLKRGGKFTYRKDGVATPTDRRINWVQGTIVNFSSGFTEGTVGVSTEIAAYNAVALERNRKDLASNNGGAPGSRPGAGNNRTLTKEGGDAEGQWSKLGLANVKFRVSNTTLTAGRQNFSTPIVDTIGNRALPSSFEGVSLHSEELNNLSFDAGSFDRVSPRTEESLSKFRTEYSANGAETDRVSIVGLNYQPLKSLKTSLYASKAEDFWNQYYFGATHELGDSNVLSLTTGLNYYKTVDTGKKEMGEIDNDTYSLSFGLTHQAHSLTFSYQAINGNEYFDYLHETNGIYLANSLLSDFNGPNEKSFQVAYGLNMAEYGVPGLKFNIYQARGWGIDGTHYTGTAYDVRSMDGEHHYEYGIGATYAVQSGPLKATTIRGTYTAHRASENQADGSINEFRLVTTVPFNIL
- a CDS encoding ABC transporter substrate-binding protein, with protein sequence MRHTLVFSALLGAGLMAATSASYAASDSLVFCSEGSPAGFDTAQYTTATDNDAAEPLYNRLVEFEKGATNVVPGLATKWDISEDGLKYTFHLREGVKFHTTPYFKPTRDFNADDVLFTFNRMLDPQQPFRKAYPTEFPYFNGMSLNKNIAKVEKTGPLTVEFTLNSVDAAFIQNIAMSFAAILSAEYADKLLAEGKPSDINQKPVGTGPFVFKSYQKDSNIRYTGNPHYWDPSRVKLKNLIFAINTDASVRVQKLKAGECQITLHPRPADVEALKADSKLQLISKPGFNLGYIAYNVRHKPFDQLEVRQALDMAVNKQGILNAVYQGAGQLAVNAMPPTQWSYDDSIKDAAYNPEKARELLKAAGVKEGTEITLWAMPVQRPYNPNAKLMAEMLQADWAKIGLKVKIVSYEWGEYIKRTKNGEHDISLIGWTGDNGDPDNWLGTLYSCDAIGGNNYSMWCDPAYDKLIKEAKVVTDRDQRTTLYKQAQQLLKQQVPITPVAHSTVNQPLSARVEGFKVSPFGRNVFSGVSID
- a CDS encoding ABC transporter substrate-binding protein, translating into MLKHAVIPFLVGAGLLASAPFASAATNLVFCSEGSPAGFDPGQYTTGTDFDASAETMFNRLSQFERGGTAVIPGLATSWDISPDGLTYTFHLREGVKFHTTPYFKPTREFNADDVLFTFNRMINKDDPFRKAYPTEFPYFTDMGMDTNITKIDKVDDHTVKFTLKEVDAAFIQNMAMSFASIQSAEYAAQLLKEGKAADINQKPIGTGPFVFKSYQKDSNIRYTGNKDYWKPDDVKIDNLIFAITTDPSVRIQKLKKNECQVTLFPRPADLAALKADKTLKMPDQAGFNLGYIAYNVMDKVKGSNEANPLADLRVRQALDMAVNKPQIIDSVYQGAGQLAVNAMPPTQWSYDTTIKDAKYDPEKAKQLLKEAGVKEGTEIVLWAMPVQRPYNPNAKLMAEMLQSDWKKIGLNVKITSYEWGEYIKRSKGGENQAMIIGWSGDNGDPDNWLNVLFGCDSLSGNNFSKWCDKKFDGLVKEAKRTTDQAKRTELYKQAQHVLKDAVPMTPIAHSTVYQPMRANVQDFKISPFGLNSFYGVSVSN
- a CDS encoding ABC transporter substrate-binding protein — its product is MERFTLKPLLITLALTAIAPIANAATTLVYCSEASPAGFDPSQYTSGTDFDASAETVFNRLTQFQRGGTDIEPGLATKWDVSNDGLQYTFHLRQGVKFHTTEYFTPTRDFNADDVLFTFQRLLDPDNAFRKAYPAESPYFTDMGLNTTIKSVEKLDDNTVRFNLNNVDAAFVQNLAMSFASVQSAEYAARLLKEGKAADLNQKPVGTGPFVFKRYQKDSQIRYAANPAYWKPEDVKIDNLIFSITPDAAVRLQKLKAGECQVSGYPRPADIEVMEQDPNLRVLKQAGFNLGFLAYNTTHPPLDQLKVRQALDMAIDKPAIIKAVYQSAGQLAQNALPPAQWSYDPNIKDAPYDPVKAKALLKEAGVAPGTTINLWAMTVQRASNPNARMSAQMIQQDWDKIGIKANIVSYEWGEYIKRAKNGEHDAMIYGWTGDNGDPDNWLGVLYSCAAVKGSNYAKWCDPAYDKLVQQAKVTTDKAQRVKLYQQAQLILKQQVPITPIANSTVFQPLRKEVTDFKISPFGLTPFYGVGINK